The following DNA comes from Mastomys coucha isolate ucsf_1 unplaced genomic scaffold, UCSF_Mcou_1 pScaffold11, whole genome shotgun sequence.
GTAACTAGTGCAATGGCAATGCGGCAAAATAAACAGCTCACCCATCAGCCTCATCTTCCCCTTGCTCACTCTTCCCATAGGTCTCCAAGGGACTCATAAGACCCCCAGGATTTCCCCTGTCATTCTGCTGTGTCAGCATGATTTCTAGAATAGCTGAAGGCTCCAACAACCAACACAGATGGACGGATGGTGGGGGATCTTTAGCTCCTCCTGCCCCCAGGCCTGTGCCAGAGACTTCACCTTTAATGTCATTAAAACTCTGGAATGGTGACTAGCCTAggccccacaaaaaaaaaaaaaaaaaaaaaaaaaaccaaaccaaaccaaacaaaacaaaacaaaaaaaaccctgacagAAAGAACCTGGCACAACAGGGACAGAGTGAGGGACATGCATGGATCCTGGCGTCTGCTCTGGGCTCCAGTCTTTGAAGACAAagatcctcttcctctctctcctcctcactaAACATGCTCCATGATGGCGCTCTGTATTTCTCAGTTGCTATGGCCCCTTGTTATCACCATCTGCTTGTTCCTTCTTGCAGAATTAGTCATGTACCAATAGCATGCTATACTCCCAGTGGACACCAGACTGCAGTCTGTGCTCTTGAGTTGTATCCTGGTGAGCATTTCGGGGGACCTCCACACATTATAGAAGCTCATAGTTTTCTTTGTTCATCTCCAGGAACCCTGCCGGGCGCTGGGCAGTCTGGGCCTAGCAAGGTCACTCACTCCATCTTCTGTGTTACCTCTAATGCTTCTTTGACTTGGCTTCCCCTCTTCTGGCAACCCCCTGTGACAGACTTCACACTGCATTACAGCCTCCATTTCACTGGGGTGTCAGTCCAGGCATCTCTggtttgtctctttctgtttctgtgtgtgtgtgggggggggaggtgtctCCTTTAGCAGGAGCAGAGCTCCCAAACGTAAGGATAtgcttctttttatgtgtgtttccCTTAGAGTTGGACTTGccaggagaagtggagggagggaaggtaggCAGTCTCATGAAGACAGCCTGCAGGACCTGCCTGGGCTCTGGATGAGGACTCTGGCAGACACTTTTTCTGGAGCTTCAAGGGGAATCGATTCTCAGGCACAAAACACCTTCTCTGAACACTAACCATCAggctgagtttaatttccagcaaccacatggtggctcacaaccatctgtaatgggatctaaggccctcttctggtgtgcctgaagagagcaacagtgtactcagatacatgaaataactaaatcttttaaaaaaaatgcttgtaaATGAATGACTTGGGCATGTGTCATACATTTCTAAAGAACTCACGAGTCAAATAGTAACATTGTTTTAACTCTGCAATAATAAAGATGCTACAAGTGAGAAGTCCAGGGGGCAGCTGCAATGGTATGGATCAGGAAATGAATGACCTTCAAAGAAAGTTATATTGAAAAAGATGGCTGAAAATTAGTGTTCAGACCACACAGTTGGaagctggtaaaaaaaaaaatccagagaataTAGGAGATTAAATATGTCACAGAACCTTGGAGCATGAAATTCCTATTTATGTCTGGAAATTCAAACAGGTGTTTCAGAGGTaggtaaaatagaaaacaaagaaccaCCTCAACTCTCTGGAGAGGACATgggcttctctgcttctctgtcctgtgcCCTGAGAGCAGGTCCTGTCAGTCAAGTCCTGAGGGGAAGGGAGAGCCCAGCCTATGGCCTGGCTGTGCTGTGCCCCCTGTGTGCCACGATGCAGTCTCCTTGCCTGGCTTTGAACCTCAGACTTAGTCAGTTGTCTATAACGCTTTATATCTACCCTATCAACAGTAGTGATGTCACTGATGACATTTCCCATTGGCTGAACTGTCACAGGTCAGAGAGTGGCAGCAGAAGATGATGTAGTATTCCTGACAGGAGTAAACACAGCCCTGTCATCAGATCCCCAGACACCTATGAGGCAGTAAGGAGAGCTATGTGGTCCCTGCCACTGACAGGCAAATTGAGGTTCAGTTTGTCCAAGGCCTTGTGAGCTAGGGAGTAGGTGGGCTACAGTGTGCTAGTTCTTGACCTTTCCCTCACCCACCCAAGGAGCCACTTCTGTACCTCGCACAGAAGTCTAGGTTAGTCATTGTGAGTTGCCATCTTACTTGAGAATCTGACTGTGGGCTCCTGGTAGGAAAGAGAGGGAACTGTGGTCTTGGTTTCCTAGGTTAGGGCTTAGAGAGGGTCATTTAGAacatctatatgtctgtctgtctactatctatctatcatctatctatctatctatctatctatctatctatctatctatctatctattatctatctatctattgtctacCTAgcatctatttacctatctatctatctacctatctatctatctattatctatccatctaccaaTCTGTCTATTGTCTAcctagcatctatctatctatcatctatcatgtatttatcatgtatttatctatctatcatctatctatctatctatcatatatctatctattatttatctatcatttgtCTATTCATCTATCTAGCAATCACCTAtctataaatctatctatctatctatctatctatctatctatcatctatcatgtatctatcaatctatcatctatcatctatcatgtatctatcatctatctatcatgtatctatctacctatctatctattatctatccatctaccaaTCTGTCTATTGTCTAcctagcatctatctatctatcatctatcatgtatttatcatgtatttatccatctatcatctatctatctatctatctatctatcatatatctatctattatttatctatcatttgtATATTCATCTATCTAGCAATCACCTAtctataaatctatctatctatctatctatctatcatgtatctattatttatcatctGTCTATTCATCTATCTAGCAATCACCTAtctataaatctatctatctatctatctatctatctatctgatgtGTGCCCTGTTGGTCTGAAGTTACAGCTCAGTCTATGGATAGGACACTTCCCTATAACCAGAGAGTTCATAACTCCCTGAGGTCAACCTGGGATGTATGTGACCAAACCACTCCAAGAGGGAATTTGAGATTAGATACTCAAGCAAgacatggtggtgtatacctgtaaTTATAGCTCTTTGGGAGACCGAGGCAGAGGAATCAAGGGAAAGGCATCCTTGGctatatgagtttgaggctagcctgggttacctaagatcctgtctccaacacacacaaagccagcaaCCGATGAACAAAAATGAGTGTGCAGCAACGTTATCCGTGGATGAATCTCAGTACTTTATTCACCCCTTGCCCGAGTCAGCCAGTCAAGTAGGTGGCTGGAATGAATTCTCTAAAATCTGATAGTATGCTCAGCACTTATCATGCAGAAACAGGAAGGGAAGCAATAAGTTAAAAGCCACATAagttatgaaaaaataatatatatgttctatatatCATGTCCCACTGAGGACTGCTCCCTTGGAAACGGATAAATAGCCCGAGAGAAAGCAGCAATGAGCACCCGCTTTGGGGACTCTAGGGTTAAGCATATTGCTGGGCTCCTTTGGCCTGGAGGAGCTGGCAGCCTATCAACACTCCCTGCAGGCCTGGAGGGCCAGGGGCTTTGAGGATACCTGGTCTGGGAGAATGAGATGCAAGGATGGAAGACTTGGGTTAGGAGAGGAGgtgagccaggagccaggagccaggagccaggacatgggtcctgggaataaAGGGAGTTGAGAAGAAGGCTGGTGGCATGGGAAGGCTGGCACTGCTGAGCCCCAGAGGTGAGAGCCAGGGCTGGAACACACAGACACCCTTGATGGATGCAGAATGGCTCTCGTGGGTTAAGTCCTTTGAAGGCCCTTATTGGGGCTTCCTGGGCCAAATTTATGTCTAAGAAACTTCCAGATCTTTCCAGGCTTAGCCTTCTTCATGGCCCACCAGAGTCAGGGGAAATACacttggaggaagggaggggaggagggagggaattggCCCACTGAGTGGAATGTCTTAGGGGATAGAACAGAGGCCCTAGGAAGTGACATGGGTAGGGGATGGGCATTTCTGGCAGGCAGGGCTCTAGTGCCTGCTGTTCAAAGGACAAGTGTTGAGGGTAGAGAGACCTGGGCTGGAACCAGAGCCCAGATTTCAGGATGGTGGTCCAACCCAGAATGGCAGGGAGGTGAAGGCAAAGCCTGGTGTCAGACTCTttatctctggcttctgcttctagGGCGTTGGCCTTGGCCAGAATAGCTTTGAAGTCAGTTGGGACATCTTAGTCCCAGAAGGGGGTACACGCAGGCGTCTGGGCCACTCTGGGGCTCAGGCTTTTGTCTAACACATCAGGCCTTTCTTTCCTTCGTCCCCCAGTACTGTCAGGTGTCTGGGAAGCCTAAAGGCAGGGAATCTAGGGGCCCTCAGCCCTCAGGCCCAGGTGTTCAACACCACCTAGAAGACAAAATCCAAGTGTACCCTTCAGCCCAGTTTATGTCCTGGCTATGGGTGAGGATGCCAGCCTCAGgtttgaggcagaggcaaggcaaggctgaggcagaagtcaGGGCAAGCAGTGGGCAGAAGTCAAGCACCTTGTCAGAGCTCTGTGGGAAGAGGAGcttcagaggagcagagaggtGGCAGGCCCCAGACTCCCCTTTGCCCGTCAGGACAAGCTGCAGCCAGGAGGCTGGAGGTGGCAAAGGAGACATGGATGAAGAACAGATATGCcagttctctctgccttccctgacCGTCCAGAGGAACCGAGTCTCGGCTGGAACTCACTTCTCCTCCCAACCTGGAGGCTCCAGGCTATGCTCTTGAGCTTAGCTGCAGTGGAGGTGACCTGAGGCTCTTCCTGGGGTTGCTGTCTTACTCAGAGGCCTCTGACTCCTGGGAGAGGTACTTCTCTGACATCTCAGTGATCTTGATCACTGGGCCTCTgcggtttttctttttcctggaggGGGTCTTGGAGAGGCCAGACTTGGAGGCAGCTACAGGGGACATAAAGGAAAGGGTGTGGAAGGAAGGGCTGGAGGATTTGAAGCAGCTTACATCATGCCTTTGGGGTCCCGGTGCCCCATACCCCATGCATCCCTGTCTTGGGTCTCTGGGCAGGGGTGAACTTACTGGTTCTGCATTGGGATTGCACGGCACTGACCACGGTGGCAGAAGGCAGGTCCATCCTGTGGGAGGGAGATATGGTAGGGTGTGAAGGGAACCTGGGATTTTAATCCCATAAGGATTGGGGACTGGAGTTGGCTAAGTACAGGGCAATTCTTGGCTGTCACTCCCAGGCTTGTGGTTGTCCTGTCCTGTAATCCTGGCTAGCCAGCTTCCCTTGTCTATGCATTCCTAGAGGCCAGGGGGCTGAGGAACCACCGCTATCCTGCCTTTGGCTCCTCAGACACTTGATGGTGttaaggggagaggggaggagagtctTGCTGCTTGAGACCCAATCCTGGGCTTCAGATCAACCAGGATGCTCGTACTTTGCCCTTCgcccagggtcagctccaggggcCACAGTCCCTTCTTTGCCAAGCAAACACAGTAAACATGGCtgagtactttttaaaaaggatatccaccttgaacttttaaaaaacgtgtgtggtgtgtgtgtgtgtgtgtgtgtgtgtgtgtgtatgtgtgtgtgagacagtgtacatgtgaaggtcagactggtgggaattagttctctccttccaccacttgGATTCCAGGGATAAAACTCTGGTTGGGAAGCTTcggcctgagccatctctctggtcagATTTCTATGGCTTTCCCATCACAGGTGTGCCATGCTTAACATTAGCCCATTTGCCAGCAAGGCAAACAGGCCATACAGAACTAGGTTCCAATTCCAGTAAGTGACTGAGTGAGGCAGGACCACAGGCCTGTCAGGTGGCAGGCTTTCAGCCCCGCCTTGCCCCACCCCACCCGCCAACCTTGCACcgcccctctcccctttcctcaccggctttcttctccttccatcaGCTTGTGGTAGGTGGCGATCTCTATGTCCAGAGCCAGCTTGGTGTTCATGAGGCCCTGGTATTCTCGTAGCTGCCGGGCCATGTCCTGCTTGGCCTTCTGCAGGGCACCCTCCAGCTGGGCCAACTTGTCCTTGGCGTCCTGGAAGGCCAGCTCTCCTTGCTCCTCAGCCATCTTGATGTTCTCCTCCAGTTTCAGACACTGCAGCCAGGAGGCCAAAGAGAAGGAGCAGTGAGTGGGCCAGGCCTGAGGCTGCCTCTGTCCCAGTGTGTGAGTGTAGCTAAGCAACGCCATTTCTAGATGTGGTAAGCTTACAGAGGGCTTGCTTAGACCTGGGACGTTTCACAAGCTTCCACAAGGAGTCCAGACCAGAAGCTGAAACGTAGGCCTCATTCTTCTGTATGATTGACTGGGCTTGGGCAAGGATGAGGGCCTTGGTTTGCATGGGGGTAGGGGAGTGCTTTCTGATGTCCCAGTAGCTTAGGGCGCTTTACAGAAGTCACGGGATCCTCAGAGCCACCATAGTAGCAGGCTTTCCATTTGGCAGaataggaaactgaggccagaggcaCGCACAGACCAGACCTACTCAGGGCCATTCGGCAAGGTCTTGTGTGTACCCAGTGTGACCAAGCATGTCTCCTGACCCCGAAATCCCCACTGGCCCTTCAGAAGTTTTCTCACATGGCTCTTGACGGAGACGATCTGAGACCGCAGCTTCTGGATGCGCACGTTGAGGTCCGCGATCTCACAGCGGCTGCTGTGGAGGCTGTTCCCGAACTCCGCCGAGCGGGCAGCTCTCTCCTCAAGCTGAAAGGGTGTGGAAGAGGGATGGATGGTAGGGGTGGCCTGCTGCAGCCCCCTCAGCATCCCTCCCGGCCTCATCTCTGTAGTCTATCGCCCCTTCCCCCTCCAGCCCCGTGCTTTTCTGGTGTTGTTCTTCTGGCCACCCTGGTAAGCTACACCCACACCTAGCCATACTGTGACTCCAGGAAGGACCCATGCAGtttccctcttcctgctgcccctggagccctggagccctggagccctggagccctggagccccGGAGCCCCGGAGCCCCGGAGCCCCGGAGCCCCggagccctggagccctggagccctggagccctggagGAACTGCCTCTCACATTTTCCATGCTGCCTGTGGACTGGATGCTACAACACTGTCTGCATATGCTCGCTGCTAGTCCTCAGAGAATCCCAAGGCCCAGAGCCACATGGCCTCAGCCACCTCCTGTCTAGTCCTTCTTATCCCTCCCTGCAGGATTAGTCCCTAACCTGGCTCCGTGAATAGGCTTCAGCCTCCTCCAGGCTTCGAGCAGCAATGGCATCGTACTGGGCCTTCACTTCCTCCACGATGCCGCTCAGGTCGATGTGGCAGCGGCTGTCCAGGCCCACGGTCACTGACACGTCTTTCACTTGGGCTGTAAGGTCTTTCAGCTCCTGGGCAGCACAGAAAGGGGAGGCTCAGGGTTGTTGCAGAGGACTCAAGGTCTCTCACACACAGTCCGTTTGTCCCCTCATGAGGTGGGGACTATGCTATCCCCTGTGATTTCCCAGGGAGTCAGGTGGCTCTtactgctctctctgcctccccttgtTCTCCCTCTGAGTGAGGGCAAAGGACAGGGGTGGCTGTGACTTTCATACTCAGGCTGGGACCCCTCCTCCAAGCCGGCGGGGAAGGCCCAAgctcctggctggctggtgtTGAAGTGGGGTTGAGGGGCAGGTTCCCCTGCTCTCTGTTGCCTTCTGCTTCCTCATTGGGTAAGGAGCCCCAAGGAACCTGGCAGGATCATCTTCAGGTGTGGGCCCCCACATTTGTTGATGGAACATGTAAGTTTACTGGATAGATGTTGGGCCGGAGAGGGTGGGGCCGGAGGATACAAAATGCTCTGGGCCCAGAGGCACCTCTGCTATCAGAACCATTAGTCCCCAGAACCAGCTGGAAGTAGTAGTGTCTCCTAGCCCCTGGCCGAACTCCAGGAAAAGTGTGTTTGCCACAAATGCCCATAGTTTAACCTTCCatgtggggaggtggaggcaactGCAGGGGAGTGGGGTTCTACTTGGTCTCTCAAGTTCTGTGTTAGCATAGCTTAGCACAGAGGAGCTAAGCTATCTAACTATCTATAGTGCCAGGCCAGCTTTCTTCCATCCCAGCTGGCTTTCCCACGGGAAACCTCAGGACTAAATAGTGAGATGTGTGGGAACAGGGGTCTCTCAGGGACTGCAAAGTGTTGCCAAGAGGCTGGGCTGCTTCCTCTGAAGGGGCCTcaggggg
Coding sequences within:
- the LOC116080140 gene encoding keratin, type II cytoskeletal 80 isoform X2; protein product: MAYRSCVVGFSSLSGCEMTPAGSPQPGTSGWGSCGLPGPGFSSRSLTSCRPAGIIPKVTVNPSLLVPLDLKVDPAVQQQKNQEKEEMKVLNDKFASLIGKVQALEQRNQLLETRWSFLQGQGSATFDLSHHYETFQGRLEEELRKVSQERGQLEANLLQVLEKVEEFRVRYEDEISKRTDLEFTFVQLKKDLDAECLRRTELETKLKGLQGFVELMRTVYEQELKDLTAQVKDVSVTVGLDSRCHIDLSGIVEEVKAQYDAIAARSLEEAEAYSRSQLEERAARSAEFGNSLHSSRCEIADLNVRIQKLRSQIVSVKSHCLKLEENIKMAEEQGELAFQDAKDKLAQLEGALQKAKQDMARQLREYQGLMNTKLALDIEIATYHKLMEGEESRMDLPSATVVSAVQSQCRTTASKSGLSKTPSRKKKNRRGPVIKITEMSEKYLSQESEASE